From Rhodococcus sp. B7740, one genomic window encodes:
- a CDS encoding ABC transporter substrate-binding protein has product MRTARILAALAAAVVATTGLVGCSQSTDSDTIRFALDWTPNTNHTGLYVAIQEGYFADAGLDVEILPYNSTAADTLVDAGNAEFGISTQSSGVFATSAGAQIVSVLAPLQHWATGIGVRADRDDIPSPKALDGKVYAGFGESGEQAGLQQVIENDGGTGEYETVVLGTSAYEAVYSGTADFTVSYFAWEGIEAEHSGTPMKYFDYTDYGFPDAYAITISGNEPWLAAHPDQAEKFVQALQRGYQLAADDPDKAAQDLIDANPGTFTDESLVFESQKMLAAKYMKDSSGEVGRQSIDKWTAYSKFLYDSGVLADQNGAPLTAEPDWSTYFTNDYLGDR; this is encoded by the coding sequence ATGAGAACCGCTCGGATCCTCGCCGCGTTGGCGGCGGCCGTCGTTGCCACGACCGGACTGGTGGGCTGCTCGCAGTCGACGGACTCCGACACCATTCGATTCGCGTTGGACTGGACGCCGAACACCAACCACACCGGTCTCTACGTGGCCATACAGGAAGGCTACTTCGCCGACGCCGGCCTGGACGTGGAGATTCTGCCGTACAACAGCACCGCAGCGGACACTCTCGTCGATGCCGGAAACGCCGAATTCGGTATCAGTACACAGAGTTCCGGTGTGTTCGCCACCTCGGCGGGCGCGCAGATCGTCTCGGTCCTCGCGCCGCTCCAACATTGGGCGACCGGCATCGGAGTCCGCGCAGATCGAGACGACATACCGAGCCCGAAGGCACTCGACGGCAAGGTCTACGCCGGCTTCGGCGAATCCGGTGAGCAAGCCGGACTCCAGCAGGTCATCGAGAACGACGGTGGCACAGGCGAATACGAGACCGTCGTCCTGGGAACCTCGGCGTACGAGGCGGTGTATTCGGGGACCGCGGACTTCACCGTCTCCTATTTCGCGTGGGAAGGCATCGAAGCCGAGCACAGCGGAACCCCGATGAAGTACTTCGACTACACCGACTACGGCTTTCCCGACGCCTACGCCATCACGATCAGCGGCAACGAGCCCTGGCTCGCAGCCCACCCGGACCAGGCCGAGAAGTTCGTCCAGGCTCTTCAGCGCGGCTACCAACTCGCCGCCGACGATCCGGACAAGGCCGCACAGGATCTGATCGACGCCAATCCGGGAACGTTCACCGACGAATCGCTGGTCTTCGAGAGCCAGAAGATGCTCGCGGCGAAGTACATGAAGGACTCGTCCGGCGAAGTAGGACGACAGAGTATCGACAAGTGGACGGCGTACTCCAAGTTCCTGTACGACAGTGGCGTGCTGGCCGATCAGAACGGCGCGCCTCTGACCGCGGAGCCGGATTGGTCGACCTACTTCACCAATGACTACCTCGGCGATCGATGA
- a CDS encoding nitrilase-related carbon-nitrogen hydrolase, which translates to MSTVRAALVQSKWTGDKESMIAAHEGFARSAAEQGAKVVCFQELFYGPYFCQLQDAKFYEYAESVPGPTVDRFAALAKELGIVMILPVYEQEQPGLLYNTAAVVDADGTYLGKYRKHHIPHVNGFWEKFYFRPGNLGWPVFDTAVGRIGVYICYDRHFPEGWRALGLAGAEIVFNPSATSRGLSNYLWKLEQPASAVANEYYVGAINRVGIESEYGDDDFYGTSYFVDPEGKFVGEVASDSESEIIVRDLDMDLIKVVRDRWAFYRDRRPDAYGPLVQP; encoded by the coding sequence ATGTCCACAGTTCGAGCTGCTCTGGTCCAAAGCAAGTGGACCGGTGACAAAGAATCGATGATCGCGGCGCACGAGGGGTTTGCTCGGTCCGCCGCCGAGCAGGGCGCGAAAGTCGTTTGTTTCCAAGAACTTTTCTACGGTCCGTACTTCTGTCAATTGCAGGATGCGAAATTCTACGAGTACGCAGAATCGGTACCCGGGCCGACCGTCGACCGTTTCGCCGCATTGGCGAAGGAACTCGGCATCGTGATGATTCTGCCCGTCTACGAGCAGGAACAACCCGGACTTCTGTACAACACCGCTGCCGTCGTCGATGCGGACGGCACCTATCTCGGCAAGTATCGGAAACACCACATTCCCCACGTGAACGGATTCTGGGAGAAGTTCTACTTTCGCCCGGGAAACCTGGGGTGGCCGGTGTTCGACACCGCGGTCGGCCGAATCGGTGTGTACATCTGCTACGACAGGCACTTTCCCGAGGGTTGGCGGGCGTTGGGCCTCGCCGGTGCCGAGATCGTCTTCAATCCCTCGGCAACCTCGCGGGGCCTGTCGAACTACCTGTGGAAGCTCGAACAGCCCGCATCCGCCGTCGCGAACGAGTACTACGTCGGCGCGATCAATCGAGTCGGAATCGAATCCGAATACGGTGACGACGACTTCTACGGAACCAGTTACTTCGTGGACCCCGAAGGCAAATTCGTCGGCGAGGTGGCGTCGGATTCCGAATCCGAAATAATCGTGCGTGACCTGGACATGGATTTGATCAAGGTGGTCCGCGACCGGTGGGCCTTCTATCGTGACCGTAGACCCGACGCGTACGGCCCGTTGGTGCAACCCTGA
- a CDS encoding TenA family protein: MTPVVSADPVRFTDLLWDASENIRRAIDDLEFLRLLGAGTLPLDAFRRYLEQDSLYLGGYVKSLSLLAAHAPNPIAGAFWASAAASAMDEAASHEEMLTGGALPASTCTPQASPACLGYTSYLTAIAATEPYPVAAAAVLPCFWIYADVGRSLAGAARAVLDRDPDHPYARWVAAYDAPEFHAIVDAARTFVDDAAAAATPVQREQMIDAFVVASRYELMFWDSALHPTPWPLGQSAVHA; encoded by the coding sequence ATGACGCCTGTTGTATCTGCGGACCCGGTCCGCTTCACCGATCTACTGTGGGATGCGTCCGAGAACATCCGACGCGCGATCGACGACCTCGAGTTTCTCCGGCTTCTCGGAGCCGGAACACTTCCGCTCGATGCGTTCCGTCGGTATCTCGAGCAGGATTCGCTCTATCTCGGTGGGTACGTCAAGTCGCTGTCACTACTGGCAGCACACGCACCGAACCCGATCGCCGGAGCGTTCTGGGCGAGCGCCGCCGCCAGCGCGATGGACGAGGCCGCCTCGCACGAAGAGATGCTGACCGGTGGAGCGCTGCCCGCGTCGACCTGCACACCCCAGGCTTCACCGGCATGCCTCGGTTACACCTCCTACCTCACCGCGATTGCGGCAACCGAACCGTATCCTGTTGCAGCAGCGGCTGTTCTGCCGTGCTTCTGGATCTACGCCGACGTGGGCCGCTCACTCGCCGGTGCCGCGAGAGCGGTTCTCGATCGCGATCCCGACCACCCGTACGCGCGGTGGGTAGCCGCGTACGACGCACCCGAATTCCATGCGATCGTCGACGCCGCAAGGACATTCGTGGACGACGCGGCGGCTGCCGCGACTCCGGTACAGCGAGAGCAGATGATCGACGCCTTCGTCGTGGCATCGAGGTACGAATTGATGTTCTGGGACAGCGCTTTGCATCCCACTCCGTGGCCGCTGGGCCAGAGTGCGGTGCACGCATGA
- a CDS encoding sugar porter family MFS transporter: MNQTSDRHTAKVIGVSIAAAVGGFLFGFDSSVINGAVDSIEDHFLLGSFTTGFVVAIALIGCAVGAWFAGSLADRWGRKKVMLLGSALFVVSSIGSGLAFSVPDLMLWRVLGGLGIGIASVIAPAYIAEIAPAKWRGSLASLQQLAITIGIFAALLSDALLAGAADGASNDLWFGIEAWRWMFLVGVIPALVYGLLATLIPESPRYLVGQHLDEEAARVLAEITGELHPDERVHEIRLTLRKESRSSFADIRGPKFGLQPIVWVGITMAVLQQLVGINAIFYYSTTLWRSVGFSEDQSFTTSVITAVINVVMTFVAILFVDRIGRRKLLMGGSIGMFVGLVMASVAFSQATGSGDDVTLPAPWGAIALVGANLFVIFFASTWGPIMWVMLGEMFPNRMRAMALGIGTAANWMANFAVTLAFPPLTSSVGLWAIYAGFALFAALSFFFVKAKIRETKGMELEDMLG, from the coding sequence ATGAATCAGACCTCGGACCGCCACACAGCGAAGGTCATCGGCGTCAGCATCGCCGCTGCTGTGGGCGGGTTCCTGTTCGGCTTCGACAGCTCGGTCATCAACGGCGCTGTCGACTCGATCGAAGATCATTTCCTCCTCGGCTCGTTCACCACCGGCTTCGTGGTGGCAATCGCCCTCATCGGGTGCGCAGTGGGTGCCTGGTTCGCCGGCAGCCTCGCAGATCGTTGGGGACGCAAGAAGGTCATGCTGCTGGGCTCGGCCCTGTTCGTCGTTTCCTCGATCGGCTCGGGATTGGCGTTCAGCGTCCCCGACCTGATGCTCTGGCGAGTGCTCGGCGGACTCGGAATCGGCATCGCCTCGGTGATCGCACCGGCGTACATCGCCGAGATCGCTCCCGCCAAATGGCGCGGTTCCTTGGCCTCGCTTCAGCAATTGGCCATCACCATCGGCATTTTCGCTGCTCTGCTGTCCGACGCTCTTCTCGCCGGTGCCGCCGACGGCGCGTCCAACGACCTGTGGTTCGGCATCGAGGCATGGCGCTGGATGTTCCTGGTCGGCGTGATTCCCGCTCTCGTGTACGGGTTGCTGGCAACCCTGATCCCGGAGTCTCCGCGTTACCTCGTCGGTCAGCATCTCGACGAGGAAGCGGCCCGCGTACTCGCCGAGATCACCGGTGAGCTGCACCCGGACGAGCGCGTCCACGAGATCAGGCTGACGCTGCGCAAGGAGTCACGCTCGTCGTTCGCCGATATTCGCGGGCCGAAGTTCGGCCTGCAACCCATCGTCTGGGTGGGCATCACGATGGCCGTGCTGCAACAGCTGGTCGGCATCAATGCGATCTTCTACTACTCGACGACGCTGTGGCGTTCGGTCGGCTTCTCCGAGGATCAATCGTTCACCACCTCCGTGATCACCGCTGTGATCAACGTGGTCATGACGTTCGTGGCGATCCTGTTCGTGGACCGAATCGGTAGGCGCAAACTGCTGATGGGGGGTTCGATCGGCATGTTCGTCGGGCTCGTCATGGCGTCGGTGGCATTCTCGCAGGCGACCGGCAGCGGCGACGACGTCACGTTGCCCGCTCCGTGGGGTGCGATCGCGTTGGTCGGGGCCAATCTGTTCGTCATCTTCTTCGCCTCCACATGGGGACCGATCATGTGGGTCATGCTCGGTGAGATGTTCCCCAACCGCATGCGTGCCATGGCGCTCGGCATCGGCACCGCAGCCAACTGGATGGCCAACTTCGCTGTCACGCTTGCCTTCCCGCCGCTGACGTCGTCCGTGGGGCTGTGGGCGATCTACGCAGGATTCGCTCTGTTCGCCGCGCTCTCGTTCTTCTTCGTCAAGGCCAAGATCAGGGAGACCAAGGGCATGGAACTCGAGGACATGCTGGGCTGA
- a CDS encoding carboxylesterase/lipase family protein has product MVTASDSAASDSTVLVSTPYGEVLGYPVDADTSPIVAWRGIPYATPPVGKLRFRAPRPLQPWAGVLDGLEFGAMAPQGRDSPVPIDPSLSISEDCLTLNVWAPRPEAELRPVLVWIHGGAYSLGSSAQRVYDGRNLSENGDVVVVTINFRLGAFGFLDLSSFSTDEHTFETNLGLRDQIAALQWVRECISAFGGDPDQVTVFGESSGGASVTTLMTSPKAEGLFQRAIVQSAPATSVYGPERGAAVASRFLELVGVEPADIGELLDMHFTRLVTAGDTLCYEIPTTVPGTLGLSPVVDGDIVPRYPVAAFQKGLSHKIPLIIGTNHDEPSIFRFMKSPLMPITSDTVSEMFRAIAHDHADLPAYRVAEIMAAYPDRDKPAGAQAISRDAGFLMPSVWIADGHSRHSPTWMYRFDHATPMLKAARVGAGHATELPYVFGNFGTLNRDPTFWLGGRKPAMAVSARMQRRWLAFARYGVPAALDASKHWAPYTEKTRWTLVIDASDTLVDDPDGDMRAAWGDRVLGFS; this is encoded by the coding sequence ATGGTCACCGCGTCCGACTCCGCTGCGTCCGATTCGACCGTGCTCGTGAGCACGCCCTACGGCGAGGTTCTCGGCTATCCGGTCGATGCCGATACGTCGCCGATCGTTGCCTGGCGGGGTATTCCCTACGCGACGCCTCCGGTGGGCAAGCTCCGGTTCCGCGCGCCGCGACCGTTGCAGCCCTGGGCGGGAGTGCTCGACGGCCTCGAGTTCGGTGCGATGGCTCCGCAGGGCCGCGACAGTCCGGTGCCGATCGATCCGTCGCTGTCGATTTCCGAGGACTGTCTCACGCTCAACGTCTGGGCTCCCCGTCCCGAGGCAGAACTGCGGCCGGTGCTGGTCTGGATCCACGGCGGCGCCTACTCGCTCGGATCGTCGGCACAGCGGGTGTACGACGGGAGGAACCTCAGCGAGAACGGCGATGTGGTGGTGGTGACCATCAACTTTCGTCTCGGTGCGTTCGGGTTCCTCGACCTGTCGTCGTTCTCCACCGACGAGCACACCTTCGAGACCAATCTGGGACTGCGAGATCAGATTGCCGCACTGCAGTGGGTCCGCGAGTGCATCTCGGCGTTCGGCGGCGATCCCGATCAGGTGACGGTGTTCGGCGAATCCTCCGGGGGAGCGTCGGTCACCACGTTGATGACCTCGCCGAAGGCCGAGGGTCTGTTCCAGAGAGCGATCGTGCAGAGCGCGCCTGCGACCTCGGTGTACGGCCCCGAACGCGGAGCCGCGGTGGCCTCGAGGTTCCTGGAGTTGGTAGGCGTCGAGCCGGCGGACATCGGTGAACTCTTGGACATGCATTTCACGAGGCTGGTCACCGCCGGTGACACACTCTGCTACGAGATCCCGACGACAGTGCCTGGGACACTTGGTCTTTCGCCGGTCGTCGACGGAGATATCGTTCCGCGCTATCCCGTGGCTGCCTTCCAAAAGGGGCTCTCGCACAAGATCCCGTTGATCATCGGCACCAACCACGACGAGCCCTCGATCTTTCGATTCATGAAGTCTCCGTTGATGCCGATCACCTCCGACACGGTCTCCGAGATGTTCCGCGCCATCGCTCACGACCACGCGGATCTGCCTGCTTATCGAGTGGCCGAGATCATGGCGGCATACCCGGACCGAGACAAACCGGCCGGGGCACAAGCCATATCGCGCGACGCGGGATTCCTCATGCCGAGCGTGTGGATCGCCGACGGGCACAGCAGGCACTCGCCGACATGGATGTACCGATTCGATCATGCGACACCGATGCTCAAGGCCGCACGAGTGGGAGCCGGCCACGCGACCGAACTGCCGTACGTCTTCGGCAATTTCGGAACGCTCAACCGAGACCCCACCTTCTGGCTCGGTGGCCGAAAGCCGGCAATGGCGGTGTCTGCGCGGATGCAGAGACGCTGGCTCGCTTTCGCGCGGTACGGCGTCCCCGCTGCGTTGGATGCGTCCAAGCATTGGGCTCCGTACACCGAGAAGACGCGCTGGACGCTGGTGATCGATGCATCCGACACTCTCGTCGACGACCCCGACGGCGACATGCGCGCTGCGTGGGGCGACCGCGTTCTGGGATTCAGCTGA